The Pan troglodytes isolate AG18354 chromosome 15, NHGRI_mPanTro3-v2.0_pri, whole genome shotgun sequence genomic sequence aaataaaaaataaagtccataCATCAATAGACAGGTATAAAAGTGGCTTATGTACGTAAaatgttgctgttattttcttccagAGATTAAGTTGTCTAGTGGCAGTTTGTAAGGctttaagaaagcacagcttagttttcagtgattttaaattaggaaaaatgggggaaataaggaaaagaaagaagaaaaaaattgaaaacattatctTGGAGATTTCTAGCcaggaaaaattagaattcaatCCAGactgcagaaaataataaaaattgaaaaacattaggtaagactagaatctaacaacaggtgtaccatagtttttgaaacaatttttctctctccagtttcccatttttactaaagacaaatcatgttATGATTGATTTGCCTTGTTATACTTGGccagattatttgtataaagtacagcaagaataatggtttttcacataggctttttaaattggctttgatggagctttgttccatagaaggaatctcagattagCCTTTTTTTAAAGTCGAGCCCAGCCACAGATTTGtaccatcaaatacctatgagttgggtgaattcctctcctcttgagatCCCAAGATAACCTGGGGATCCtaggcctgtcagaaagtgacattcttacttaccacaggtcaggaaccctgtatgGGGACTATGTAGGTATGAGGTCAGTTTTCCTaaagggcttttattggctctataagtcaagtttgattccttaaaggaaagcctaccattccagtcaaagccttggtaaaataaccagtttctccaattgtgtcctattacaaatgaaaacagattctcaTTGCACTTTTGCAAATAACTATATAGCCATAGGTTAAGAACACTcacagtttccaaattctggagaatcaggtagaaacaaatatgcttcaaattttgttcataaagtatatttaattgttaaaagctgttaatagctcaaaagaaaagtttccttactctgaaaaacaaaggatcagcaacattttaagcaaaaagtcaaaaagactacttcagttttctattagttcagtctatgcagttctgcttgatattcatgaacatttcagctttCCAGGAGTCCTGAAAGGTTTTTCTCTATTGTGATGTCAccatctccaaagttatcagaaacctgcattcaaaaGTGCCTATTAGAATTTTATAGCTGATTGGGAGCAGGTAAGGATTCGGTGGGCAAGCGGGTGTAATCCACAGCTATCcatggttgggcatggtggcttccaACCGCGGGGACCCCGAGAGTCTCCCGTCAGCCGAGTAGCAGCCAGGAAGGAGAGGCTGGGATGGTTTTTTACCTGTTCTCCCTTAAATCAAGGGCCGCCGGGCCGGAGAGGGATAGAGGGACTGAGGATTTGGGTACTCGAAAACGAGCTGAGGGAAGGGAGCCTGTGGAAATAGACTGGAGTCTGGGTAGTGTCGTTTCCTAGAGAATGGTCTCGAAGTAACTTCTTGGTAAAGTCTTCACGGAACTTCCAGACCACACTTGCCCACTGGGAGGCTTTTAGGACCTGAGACGTGTGCAGGCTTTTCCAGCCAAAATGAAGTTTAATCCCTTTGTGACTTCCGACCGAAGCAAGAATCGCAAAAGGCATTTCAATGCACCTTCCCACATTCAAAGGAAGATTATGTCTTCCCCTCTTTCCAAAGAGCTGAGACAGAAGTACAACGTGCAATCCATGCCCATCCGAAAGGATGATGAAGTTCAGGTTGTACAAGGACACTATAAAGGTCAGCAAATTGGCAAAGTAGTCCAGGTTTACAGGAAGAAATATGTTATCTACATTGAACGGGTGCAGCGGGAAAAGGCTAATGGCACAACTGTCCACGTAGGCGTTCACCCCAGCAAGGTGGTTATCACTAGGCTAAAACTGGACAAAGACCGCAAAAAGATCCTTGAACGGAAAGCCAAATCTCGCCAAGTAGGAAAGGAAAAGGGCAAATACAAGGAAGAAACAATTGAGAAGATGCAGGAATAAAGTAATCTTATATACGAGCTTTGATTAAAacttgaaacaaagaaaaaaaagaattttatagctgattataaaaccaccttctaaagaggaccaaaacaagacaattgTCCACAGATGACAAAAGGTTTTAGGGCACCCATagtcaaagacacaattgacaaggaagttTGTTACCTCTGTGACATAAAATAATGTCACATAACAATTAtgattattactgataatgtacactgagtcatatcagaattataggagtttctcataattttggaacacataccaataacatatttatacaaatataacccaaagaaaaccaaacaccatttcatatttgacaatacttcctgtatacattttataccaaataagccaaatatgcCATTTTGTACTTTAGGGAATCTAAtatcttaaaggattaattaggtcagaaagagacataatttataattttattttggaaaatgtgtCAAATATCAAAGGCTTAAAACATTTGATATCACtaaataggatcacaggtcattgtaaaataagtgATTCATTTAGAGTGATAACTCAaggcatctcaaaaaaaaaaaaagcaaaaaccttcattctttgaaagaggagacttaattttccaaacaataagCCCTAATAAAGTCAGCATGaagccaattaaatttgttttttaaaattttataagcaaTCTATAAAATGTTCATCTGACCATAAGATATAATTTcataagccttttataacctCTATTAAGGAGTCagttaatgcttcaagaaaaacttgttaatctgacacagggGCCCATTTGCTGGTCTTGCATCAGTGGGCCTTTGACATTAATGTTTAAGTTCAGTTCAGAGAAACGGAACttattttatctctcaaaatCAGCCCTTACAATCTCATACACCCACCTTTTCTGCAATGGTTCTGGGCCTTGAGGAGTTGAATAGtttaatttctggccctgtgtctcaGGAACGCAGTTTAATTTGATTGGCACTTTCTACCAGGCCTGAAGATGAGGCTTTAATTGTtgtcagtgtttaagatttaccaggacttggccgggtgcggtgactcacgcctgtaatcccagcactttgggaggccaaggcaggcggatcacgaggtcaggagatcaagaccatcctggctaactcggtgaaaccccgtctctactaaaaatacaaaaaattagccgggcgtggtggtgggcacctgtagtcccagctactcaggaggctgaggcaggagaatggcatgaacccgggaggcagagcttgcagtgagcagagactgtgcccactgcactccagcctgggcaacacagcaagactctgtctccaaaaaaaaagatttagcagGACTTCATGTCCTTTTTGGGCCAAGGAGTCAAAGCCCCACAACTCAATGTCACGaggactttaaaagcacatacagaAAGATACACGGATGTAatatccataatttaaaaaaaaaaaattaatctcagtttttttctaagtaaatcaaaacttaataataatggcataggaattattttgataaaacataaaaatctgtTAGGCCAGTTACCAAGAGGCAAAATAAAAGACCTTCTGCAGTGCACTGAATATTatgttggaagaaaacattttctttagacCCTTAAGAAAACATTGTTAGCATCAGGCCACAACAAACAGAACCCAATACGAAAAAAACTTACATGAGCTGAAAAATGAGTTGAAGGACAGTgttattttccactttttaaaaggggagaggaaacaaaaatgatgagatgcaataaaagttgaactttgggttataatttttttaaattaaaatatcggcctggcgcggtggcttatgcctgtaatcccagcactttgggaggccgaggtgggcagatcacttgaggtcagaacttcaagaccagcttggccaatatggtgaaaccccatctctactaaaaatacaaaaaaattagccgggcactgtggcacgtgcctgtaatcccagctactcaggaggctgaggcaggagaattgcttgaacctgggaggcggaggttgcagtgagccgagcacaccactgcactccagcctgggtgacagagaaagactccatctcaaaaaaaaaaaaaaaattaaaataccttataatttattaagagtaaatCAACCCCTTAAGAAAATTTCATTGTTCTAACCAATTATTTAATGTATAAGTGATTTTCTTTACATTAAACCCAATCTCTAGAAAGGTCATTATAATTTCCCTTTAGTTATAGACAACTTGATCATATAAAActttttgggttctttttttgttttcttttaaagctttTTCGGTATatttattagttcatttaattaattctttttttatttaagttctgagatacatgtgcagaatgtgcaggtttgtcacatagtatacatgtgccatggtggtttgctgcacctatcaacccgtcatctaggttttaagccctgtatgcattaggtatttgtcctaatgctctccctccccttgctccccagcccccaacaggccctggtgtgtgatgttttcctccctgtgtccatgtgttctcattgttcaacttccacttatgagtgagaacatggggtgtttggttttctgttcctgtgttagtttgctgagaatgacaccttccagctttatccatgaccctgcaatggacatgaactcatttgagggtttttttttttaataaatccaCTTATTGTGACTCACACAGACCACTCATGACATGTTTGGACTTTCTGATTTATCCTGAACACCCTCTttcttaaacaaccagtcattttattcTAGGACAAAATTTACCATACgagattctttctcatataaaattatttctctttaagctttcttaccaaaaaaaacctcttttttctataactttctttacatctctcttatttcctggttccttttaccttgttttatacataagctctaaataagctttgaattagacaaaaacaattcacctttttaaaaggacattttTTTAGAAAGCACGTTttcctacaatatatttttactggaaaatacccaaataatgaaatatctactgtttaatttaactttagattctaaattatgatTCTAAGTATGCCTACAGGTATTTATCCCATTaaatttacctaattattttattttaatcatttacctAGATTATTTGTGAAAACTGTGATAGTCATCATTTAAACTTATGAAACCactataactgagacagtgaaaaagatcTGGCCTAACttactccatcttgcttctaacctccaagctatcCTCATTTATCCCTGGGCATAGgccgaactaactttgggaggaacttagtttatagtttaggtttgaaacaaaGATTCTAACtctcctttcccaaaacaaatctCCTTTCTGCCTGTGGACTAGGCTGCtaaagccacaagattagaagttatggtAATTTTACTAGATAATTCAAGATGACTATTTTCACTAAACCAATaacaatgtcttatttattaaaaattacacaagcaaagatcATTCAGTTTGGGGCTGAGTTTATAGTTTCGTAACCCTgatgccaaattttgacaccttatagtatTTGGCAGGGATAAGTATGCAATTGcttaatcaataaatgcaaacaaaaatgtatgctggaaattcttaagacatttctaatattactttaccaataatttcaaagctagcttatttattaaagattttacttaagtcatgtaaacttgaaaaagcatttgactagtatttccttttttctggtAAAGTATTTGATTTAAGTGCTTTTAGTTTCCTTTAAGCCAATtgattagagctcttttatatatttttagtagtgaaacgtgtacacaacacataaatacataaatgtattaGGCATACCAATAGAAGTACATCTTATAGATTCCTAAGaccttttttttcttaccttaGACTTTCAAACTCTTGATAACCTGTTTCATTACCCTGGCAGTTGTCAGGTAAATAGCCCTAAGTCTGCATATTGAAGGAAataactcttagaagaaaaatcaaatggcAAAATTTACATCTCAAGGTACAGAGAGAAAAAGTCTGGTGGAGCTAGAGGAAGATTAAAGATGAATGCCAAATCAAACATGAAATTATAGAAATCTATGATAGGATTGTATAAGGAGACCAGTTTTATTTAGGTGGGAACTACCTATCTTTTAACTGGATCTCTGAGCTCTGGGCAGAGCCCACACTGAATCCTGGGTCTCCAAAAAGGGAGAGTTGACGCTAGAACACGTGATGCTTTTACAggacacttaaaatttttttcagtcaAAGACATTTCTAAGTGTCTACACTACAGTCTTCCTTAAAAACCCAAGAGTAGCCTCTGTTACAATAGCTATTTTAGTCAAAAAATCAGGTAACACAATACAAAAGCAAGCAGTTTAAGAGCTGAGACAAACTTGTCTGTTTACACTCTTGGGATTCCATAAGGAAAAACAGGGAGCCTGGTGCCTTCCCCATTTTCTTTAAGGAAATCCAGgctattataaactattttaggtCCCTCATGCAGCAGAACatgcaagagaaaggagagacagcagaagtaaatggagaaaatagaattaaatcaactgagaagaaaaacctttgctcaaaaaaagacaaggtcctaggag encodes the following:
- the LOC453168 gene encoding large ribosomal subunit protein uL24-like — protein: MKFNPFVTSDRSKNRKRHFNAPSHIQRKIMSSPLSKELRQKYNVQSMPIRKDDEVQVVQGHYKGQQIGKVVQVYRKKYVIYIERVQREKANGTTVHVGVHPSKVVITRLKLDKDRKKILERKAKSRQVGKEKGKYKEETIEKMQE